One window of the Devosia sp. 2618 genome contains the following:
- a CDS encoding lytic transglycosylase domain-containing protein translates to MHRRLAAGLIAAVLGLANAAPYTLANETIDPTTTSALPPAAAVIDDFERGSPQFRAALIELRQGDPAVAFAMAGKLTSDVERRTIQWAAINFNAGKVGYWAIEAFAVDAPDFAAASLYRTRVEQSLTANDAPQSDVMAALGARAPSTVDGQISLAAAYLAKGDKDKATTLARSLWVDNFLTEEQETRVLAQLGSLLDRPTHWARAVYLMMHDRARASERLTAFLSPAQQSLVTARAAVSRNDSDAKALLDKVDPSMRANPVYIFSRAQRARQFELWQSAADWLAKAPADLPDSAEWWYERRALMRKLLDLGQPKLAYEVAAGYQNGPEGRMVDAQFHAGWIAISFLHDPASAKKHFTEMAVHSTLPDTVSQSNYWLARANAQLGDTEGAEAALRIAARYRTVYYGQLARTELGETGIGIRPLPDVAPNAIRFNSNQVVRAIRLLAANGQSALAVPLLRNFGTGLTSDTDLALAAKLAQEIGAYHLAIAIATTADQRGTPLDILNFPQADLPPDLTLPVERAAVYAITRQESMFQLDAVSPAGARGLMQLMPGTAQDVARKVGVEYSPNKLVTDASYNALLGSTYLGAQLDRYNGSLVLAAAAYNAGPGNADKWIRAYGDPREDNVDPVIWVELIPFQETRTYVKRVLGNYLVYRERLGDSPLPLQQALRTIR, encoded by the coding sequence ATGCACCGTCGCCTCGCGGCAGGCCTCATCGCAGCAGTTTTGGGACTGGCCAATGCAGCCCCCTATACGCTCGCCAATGAGACGATAGACCCGACGACCACCAGCGCCCTGCCCCCAGCGGCGGCCGTGATCGATGATTTTGAACGTGGCTCGCCCCAGTTTCGTGCTGCGCTGATCGAGTTGCGCCAGGGTGATCCGGCAGTGGCTTTTGCCATGGCGGGGAAACTGACCAGCGATGTGGAGCGGCGCACCATTCAATGGGCCGCGATCAATTTCAACGCCGGCAAAGTGGGCTATTGGGCCATCGAAGCGTTTGCTGTCGATGCGCCCGACTTTGCGGCCGCGAGCCTTTATCGCACCCGCGTCGAGCAATCGCTGACGGCGAACGATGCTCCACAGTCCGATGTTATGGCAGCGCTTGGCGCGCGCGCCCCCAGCACGGTCGATGGGCAGATCAGTCTCGCGGCGGCCTATCTTGCCAAGGGCGACAAGGACAAGGCGACGACGCTGGCGCGAAGCCTTTGGGTCGACAATTTCCTCACCGAAGAGCAGGAAACGCGGGTTCTGGCGCAGCTCGGATCGTTGCTGGATCGGCCGACGCATTGGGCGCGAGCGGTGTATCTGATGATGCATGACCGGGCCCGCGCCAGCGAGCGTCTGACTGCATTCTTGAGCCCGGCGCAGCAGTCGCTGGTGACCGCGCGGGCTGCGGTGTCGCGCAACGACAGTGACGCCAAGGCGCTGCTCGACAAGGTCGACCCGTCGATGCGCGCCAACCCGGTCTACATTTTTTCGCGGGCGCAGCGGGCGCGGCAGTTCGAGCTGTGGCAGAGCGCGGCGGACTGGCTGGCCAAGGCGCCTGCGGATCTGCCGGATTCGGCCGAGTGGTGGTATGAGCGACGGGCGCTGATGCGCAAGCTGCTGGACCTTGGGCAGCCCAAACTGGCCTATGAAGTGGCAGCCGGTTACCAGAATGGCCCGGAAGGCCGGATGGTGGACGCCCAGTTTCACGCGGGCTGGATCGCGATTTCGTTCCTGCATGATCCAGCGTCGGCCAAAAAGCATTTCACCGAAATGGCCGTGCATTCGACGCTGCCCGATACCGTGTCGCAATCCAATTATTGGCTGGCGCGAGCCAATGCGCAGCTGGGTGACACTGAGGGCGCGGAGGCGGCTTTGAGAATCGCAGCGCGCTATCGCACCGTCTATTACGGCCAGTTGGCGCGGACTGAACTGGGTGAGACCGGCATTGGTATCCGGCCTCTGCCCGATGTTGCGCCCAACGCCATTCGCTTCAACAGCAACCAGGTGGTGCGCGCCATTCGCCTGCTGGCGGCGAATGGGCAATCGGCGTTGGCCGTGCCGTTGCTGCGCAATTTTGGCACCGGGCTCACCAGCGACACCGATCTGGCACTGGCGGCAAAGCTGGCGCAGGAAATCGGCGCCTATCATCTGGCCATTGCCATTGCGACGACCGCCGATCAGCGCGGCACGCCGCTCGATATCCTCAACTTTCCGCAGGCGGATTTGCCGCCTGACCTGACGCTGCCAGTCGAGCGAGCGGCGGTCTATGCGATCACGCGGCAGGAATCGATGTTTCAGCTCGATGCAGTCTCGCCAGCGGGGGCGCGCGGATTGATGCAGCTCATGCCAGGCACGGCGCAGGACGTGGCGCGCAAGGTGGGCGTTGAATACTCGCCGAACAAGCTGGTGACCGACGCGAGCTACAATGCCTTGCTTGGGTCGACATATCTCGGCGCGCAGTTAGACCGCTACAATGGCTCGCTGGTGCTGGCCGCCGCCGCATACAATGCCGGGCCGGGCAATGCCGACAAATGGATCCGCGCCTATGGCGATCCGCGCGAGGACAATGTGGACCCCGTCATCTGGGTGGAGCTGATTCCGTTCCAGGAAACGCGCACCTATGTGAAGCGCGTACTGGGCAATTATCTGGTCTATCGCGAGCGGCTGGGCGACAGTCCCCTGCCCTTGCAACAGGCCCTGCGCACGATACGATAG
- a CDS encoding OmpA family protein — protein sequence MIRDLIKWVAPGLATVLGGTTLCLAMTSTEIASDLSTKTAAAIASSGYDWVELSFDGRDLRVSGTTTDQGIRDAAVAKLASLDGIRAVSSDITLAPLATPYVLQASIDGSAIDLSGGVPDETTRQRFMSQANIENSNLQLRSGMPDRRTWVAGAEFAIDQLKYLDQGRATVSDLSVSVSGRAKSERDYRDLMIVLRAGAPSGLTLGNVSITPAVVSPYQWTAHFDGKVMDVSGFVPNAELAERYRTADLSGIPVATGLALGSGEPQGFSALSERLLQQLSRLEYGEATITDGQSTLTGAPATVEIAQAVVNNLQPSGSIVVLEPPRIADYWMSASRQPSGAIVFDGYAPDAATKDAFSNIAGADTSYLQLGRGAPERYRSGVDFGLAALALMGEGRISLHGNILTIAGTARTGADYDALLKIVAAEAPQGVTLAPSEIAGPRVESYQWSASKAATGAIALAGFVPDAASEATLLAAAGASATKNLVFASGAPNNFVASAALGLDLLQRLHDGRVVFDSSGWTITGTPNSAIDKAALEADFATRHLAAAGWSMAVAQPMATAVVAATPGPEVPATPVIEPEAAAPVPEVAEAPVAPSTEPPTIQPVVIDPDYAFSASRSVDGSTIMSGQVPSDAALSTLGAIGNGDTAAVSIAEGAPDSFVSSAETGLRALLKLETGQLNFSQGNWSLSGTTPNEATKTEITVALEANAGAVKWSTDISLPVATLAAVAPPTAETSLASPVDIAACSEPLAEFSARNAILFQSGAAIIAAGSQAALDELATDLSACPDAVVHIEGHTDSDGDETLNLALSVARAEAVVDALVERGVTPARLYAVGYGESTPIADNGTAQGKQLNRRIVVTVQPEHY from the coding sequence ATGATCAGGGACCTTATCAAGTGGGTTGCGCCGGGACTGGCCACAGTCTTGGGCGGGACGACCCTGTGCCTTGCGATGACATCGACCGAGATTGCTTCGGATTTATCGACCAAAACGGCCGCAGCCATCGCCTCCAGCGGTTATGACTGGGTAGAATTGTCTTTTGACGGTCGCGATTTGCGGGTCTCTGGCACCACTACCGATCAAGGCATACGCGACGCGGCCGTCGCCAAACTCGCGAGCCTTGACGGCATTCGTGCAGTATCGTCGGACATCACACTGGCTCCACTTGCGACGCCCTATGTTCTGCAGGCCAGCATTGATGGTTCCGCGATTGACCTGAGTGGCGGTGTTCCAGACGAAACGACCCGTCAACGCTTCATGTCCCAGGCAAATATCGAGAATTCAAATCTTCAGCTTCGTTCCGGAATGCCAGATCGGCGCACCTGGGTTGCGGGCGCCGAGTTTGCCATCGACCAGTTGAAATATCTGGATCAAGGTCGGGCGACGGTTTCCGACCTTTCTGTCAGTGTGTCTGGCCGTGCGAAATCTGAGCGCGATTACCGCGATCTGATGATCGTGCTGCGAGCAGGGGCACCATCAGGTCTCACTCTGGGCAATGTCAGCATTACCCCTGCCGTGGTGTCGCCATATCAGTGGACTGCCCATTTCGATGGAAAGGTCATGGACGTGTCGGGTTTCGTACCCAATGCCGAACTGGCTGAGCGCTACCGCACCGCCGATCTGTCCGGTATTCCCGTCGCAACAGGCCTCGCCCTCGGCTCCGGAGAACCGCAAGGCTTTTCAGCACTTTCCGAGCGTTTGCTGCAGCAGTTATCGCGCCTGGAATATGGCGAGGCGACCATCACTGATGGACAAAGTACCCTGACCGGTGCACCTGCGACGGTCGAAATCGCGCAAGCGGTTGTCAATAACCTGCAGCCGTCCGGCAGCATTGTCGTGCTTGAGCCGCCGCGTATTGCCGACTACTGGATGAGCGCCAGCCGCCAGCCGAGCGGAGCGATCGTTTTCGACGGGTATGCGCCCGACGCAGCCACGAAGGATGCTTTTTCCAACATTGCCGGTGCCGATACGAGCTACCTGCAGCTTGGCCGCGGCGCGCCCGAGCGCTATCGCTCCGGCGTCGACTTTGGTCTGGCAGCTCTCGCCTTGATGGGAGAGGGCAGAATTTCGCTGCATGGCAACATTTTGACGATTGCCGGTACGGCGCGCACTGGCGCCGACTACGATGCCTTGCTCAAGATTGTCGCCGCTGAAGCGCCTCAAGGTGTGACGCTTGCGCCATCGGAGATCGCCGGACCGCGCGTCGAAAGCTATCAATGGTCTGCGTCCAAGGCGGCCACTGGGGCGATTGCTCTGGCAGGTTTTGTGCCTGACGCCGCATCAGAAGCTACGCTTTTGGCGGCCGCCGGTGCGTCTGCAACGAAAAATCTCGTCTTCGCTTCAGGTGCGCCGAATAATTTCGTCGCATCGGCCGCGCTTGGGCTGGACCTGCTGCAACGGCTGCACGATGGCCGCGTGGTCTTTGATAGTTCTGGTTGGACGATCACCGGAACGCCAAATTCCGCGATCGATAAAGCTGCCCTCGAAGCCGACTTCGCCACGCGCCATCTCGCCGCCGCTGGTTGGTCGATGGCCGTTGCTCAGCCAATGGCTACTGCCGTTGTCGCGGCGACGCCAGGACCTGAAGTTCCCGCGACGCCCGTAATCGAGCCGGAGGCTGCGGCGCCGGTGCCTGAAGTGGCCGAGGCGCCTGTGGCGCCTTCGACCGAACCTCCCACCATTCAGCCCGTTGTAATCGACCCGGACTACGCCTTTTCCGCCAGCCGCAGTGTTGACGGTTCTACCATCATGAGTGGTCAAGTGCCGTCCGATGCGGCGCTCAGCACGCTTGGTGCGATCGGCAATGGCGACACAGCCGCTGTCAGCATCGCCGAGGGCGCGCCAGATAGCTTCGTGTCCAGCGCAGAAACCGGCCTCCGTGCCTTGCTCAAGCTGGAAACAGGCCAGCTTAACTTCAGCCAGGGCAACTGGTCTCTCAGCGGGACAACGCCAAACGAGGCGACCAAAACAGAGATCACCGTGGCTCTTGAAGCCAATGCCGGTGCGGTCAAATGGTCGACCGATATTTCACTTCCTGTCGCGACACTGGCTGCCGTTGCGCCGCCCACTGCGGAAACCTCCCTGGCGAGCCCGGTTGATATCGCTGCCTGTTCCGAGCCGTTGGCTGAGTTCTCGGCGCGCAACGCCATCCTGTTCCAGTCCGGTGCAGCGATCATCGCGGCCGGGTCGCAGGCAGCGCTCGACGAGTTGGCGACGGACCTGTCGGCCTGTCCCGACGCCGTGGTCCATATCGAGGGGCATACCGATTCCGATGGTGACGAGACGCTGAACCTGGCGCTGTCGGTGGCGCGCGCCGAGGCTGTGGTCGACGCCTTGGTGGAACGTGGCGTGACGCCAGCGCGCCTTTATGCCGTCGGTTATGGCGAAAGCACGCCGATTGCCGATAACGGCACGGCGCAAGGCAAGCAGCTCAATCGCCGGATTGTGGTCACGGTCCAGCCCGAACACTACTAG
- the smpB gene encoding SsrA-binding protein SmpB, producing the protein MAPKNDKSKNGVISHGLVAENRRSRYDYEIGETMEAGLVLTGTEVKSLRLGKAQITESYASPEKGELWLINAHIPEYLQANRFNHEEKRPRKLLVSRKQLAHLDQEVSRAGNTIVPLKLFFNDQGRAKVLIGIGKGKKNYDKRETERNRDWNRDKSRIMKEGGRG; encoded by the coding sequence ATGGCCCCTAAGAACGACAAATCGAAAAACGGTGTGATCAGCCACGGTCTCGTGGCTGAAAACCGCCGTTCGCGTTACGACTATGAAATTGGTGAAACCATGGAAGCCGGCCTTGTGCTGACCGGCACCGAGGTCAAATCACTGCGTCTGGGCAAGGCGCAGATCACCGAATCCTATGCCTCGCCCGAAAAAGGCGAGCTGTGGCTGATCAACGCCCACATCCCGGAATATCTGCAGGCCAACCGCTTCAATCACGAAGAAAAGCGCCCACGCAAACTCCTCGTCTCGCGCAAACAGCTGGCCCATCTCGACCAGGAAGTCTCCCGCGCCGGCAACACCATCGTGCCGCTCAAACTGTTCTTCAACGACCAGGGGCGCGCCAAGGTTTTGATTGGCATCGGGAAGGGCAAGAAGAACTACGACAAGCGCGAAACCGAACGCAATCGCGACTGGAATCGCGACAAGTCCCGCATCATGAAAGAAGGCGGTCGGGGTTAG
- the nagA gene encoding N-acetylglucosamine-6-phosphate deacetylase, with product MSDLLAISGPRIFDGHRWHDDAALLIEFGHVSGIVGADDIPANAKRVQLDGGSIVPGFVDLQVNGGGGVLFNNAPTVASLRTICTAHAQFGTTALLPTLITDTVEVNVAAIAAGKAATEQRVAGFIGLHLEGPHLSLARKGTHDPALIRPMDDSDLARLIAARKDLPNLLVTVAAETVTPTQIRAMADVDIIVSVGHSDADAATTSAAFNAGASMATHLFNAMSQLGNREPGVVGATLSNDNVHAGLIADGIHVHPAAIAIALRAKSQGSHVFLVTDAMSQTGTDLKTLTLNGRTITRADGALRLADGTLAGADLDMIDAVEFMHTTIGLPFEEALRMASLYPAEAMHIEDEYGHLEPGAIASFVHLSDQRKVSATWIDGAEVFRA from the coding sequence ATGAGCGACCTTCTCGCCATTTCCGGCCCACGCATTTTCGACGGTCACCGCTGGCATGACGACGCCGCGCTGCTGATAGAGTTCGGCCACGTCTCGGGCATCGTTGGCGCTGACGACATTCCCGCCAATGCCAAACGCGTCCAGCTTGATGGCGGCTCCATCGTTCCAGGCTTTGTCGACCTGCAGGTCAATGGCGGCGGCGGCGTGCTCTTTAACAACGCGCCGACCGTCGCTTCCCTCCGCACGATCTGCACCGCGCACGCCCAGTTCGGCACCACAGCGCTGCTGCCGACGCTGATCACCGATACGGTAGAGGTCAATGTCGCCGCCATCGCAGCGGGAAAAGCTGCCACAGAACAACGCGTTGCCGGCTTCATCGGACTCCATCTCGAAGGTCCGCATCTCTCGCTTGCCCGTAAGGGCACGCACGATCCTGCCCTGATCCGCCCCATGGATGATAGCGATCTCGCGCGTCTGATCGCTGCTCGCAAGGACCTGCCAAACCTTCTGGTCACCGTCGCCGCGGAAACGGTCACCCCAACCCAGATCCGCGCCATGGCGGACGTCGATATTATCGTCAGCGTCGGTCACTCTGATGCTGACGCGGCCACAACGTCAGCCGCATTTAACGCCGGCGCCAGCATGGCGACGCACCTGTTCAATGCCATGAGCCAGTTGGGCAATCGCGAACCCGGCGTCGTCGGTGCCACGCTCTCCAATGACAATGTCCATGCCGGCCTCATCGCCGACGGCATCCACGTGCACCCGGCGGCCATCGCCATAGCGCTGCGGGCTAAATCCCAGGGAAGTCATGTCTTCCTCGTCACCGACGCTATGTCGCAAACCGGCACCGATCTCAAAACCCTGACGCTCAATGGCCGCACCATCACCCGCGCCGACGGTGCCTTGCGTCTGGCAGATGGCACCCTGGCCGGTGCCGACCTCGACATGATCGACGCCGTCGAGTTCATGCACACCACCATTGGTCTGCCGTTCGAGGAAGCCCTTCGCATGGCGTCGCTCTATCCGGCTGAGGCCATGCATATAGAAGACGAGTATGGCCACCTCGAACCGGGTGCCATTGCCAGCTTCGTGCATCTATCGGATCAGCGAAAAGTCAGCGCCACCTGGATCGACGGCGCTGAGGTGTTCCGCGCCTAG
- a CDS encoding alpha/beta hydrolase — translation MPKPRFVPADHPAFADLPVRYVTLSAGVRAAVHVAGQLSSGRVPVICLPGYQRNMADFTEFVTYFRRVNGGGWPVVLIDLPGRGRADNRLRVSDYGSLADARDVMSVITALGIGRAIVVGQGHGGQVAMALAAAHPLIVAGTVLIDAGPVTDSRGIVRLRNNLAHVEALRGRKAVFSGFRRVLHGDYPGLSETALDNLILRSHFVDRRGRARPLYDQRLIEGLASINFDDVLAAQWPLFNALNCAPLMLLRTQLTDQLRRETYDEMVRRRPDAAALTIAGQGSPALFDQREEVDAIADFVVRTSGKALGKVA, via the coding sequence ATGCCCAAGCCTCGATTCGTCCCCGCCGACCACCCCGCTTTCGCCGATCTGCCTGTGCGTTATGTGACGCTATCGGCAGGGGTGCGGGCGGCAGTGCATGTGGCTGGGCAGTTATCGAGCGGACGCGTGCCGGTAATCTGCCTGCCGGGCTATCAGCGCAACATGGCCGACTTCACCGAATTCGTGACCTATTTCCGCCGGGTGAATGGCGGCGGCTGGCCGGTGGTGTTGATCGACCTGCCAGGACGCGGTCGCGCCGACAATCGCCTGCGGGTCAGCGACTACGGCTCGCTGGCCGATGCGCGCGATGTGATGTCGGTGATCACCGCGCTTGGTATTGGACGGGCCATCGTGGTCGGGCAAGGGCATGGCGGGCAGGTCGCCATGGCGCTGGCCGCTGCACATCCGCTGATTGTTGCCGGGACCGTACTGATCGATGCCGGGCCGGTGACGGATTCACGCGGCATTGTGCGGTTGCGCAATAATCTGGCGCATGTGGAGGCTTTGCGCGGACGAAAGGCAGTCTTTTCAGGGTTCCGCCGCGTGTTGCACGGCGATTATCCGGGACTGTCGGAAACGGCGCTCGACAACCTGATCCTGCGCAGCCATTTCGTCGACCGGCGCGGCCGCGCCCGACCGCTCTATGATCAGCGGCTAATCGAGGGGCTGGCGAGCATCAATTTTGACGATGTGTTGGCGGCGCAATGGCCGCTTTTCAACGCGCTGAACTGCGCGCCACTGATGCTGTTGCGCACGCAGCTGACCGATCAGTTGCGACGGGAAACCTATGACGAAATGGTCCGCCGTCGCCCGGACGCAGCCGCGCTGACCATTGCCGGGCAAGGCTCGCCCGCTTTGTTCGATCAGCGCGAGGAAGTCGACGCGATTGCCGATTTCGTGGTGCGGACGAGCGGCAAGGCCCTAGGCAAAGTGGCGTAA
- the dapA gene encoding 4-hydroxy-tetrahydrodipicolinate synthase: MLRGSITALITPMANGVVDEKAFASFVEWQIAEGSHGLVPVGTTGESPTVSHEEHRRVVEICVEVANNRVPVVAGAGSNSTAEAVSLAKFAEDTGADAVLSVVPYYNKPNQEGLFQHFSAVAKAVGIPIILYSVPGRTIVDLSVDTIARLRDAHSNIIGVKDATGNLERASIERAKLGSDFILLSGDDSTALAFNAHGGHGCISVTANVAPRLCSQMQELSLAGDFKGALEVNDKLVYLHRDLFMEPNPSPAKYVANRLKLCANEMRLPLVPVTKSTEDAMDFAMRHAGLI, from the coding sequence ATGCTGCGAGGATCGATTACGGCGCTCATCACTCCCATGGCCAATGGGGTTGTCGATGAGAAAGCCTTCGCCAGCTTCGTCGAGTGGCAGATTGCCGAGGGCAGCCACGGTCTGGTGCCTGTTGGCACCACCGGCGAAAGCCCCACGGTCAGCCACGAAGAGCACCGCCGCGTCGTCGAAATCTGCGTCGAAGTTGCCAACAATCGCGTGCCGGTCGTTGCCGGTGCCGGCTCGAACTCGACTGCCGAAGCTGTTTCGCTGGCAAAGTTCGCCGAAGATACCGGTGCCGATGCCGTCCTGTCGGTCGTGCCCTATTACAACAAGCCAAACCAGGAAGGGCTGTTCCAGCACTTCTCGGCTGTGGCCAAGGCTGTCGGCATTCCGATCATCCTTTATAGCGTGCCCGGCCGCACCATTGTTGATCTGAGCGTCGATACCATTGCGCGCCTGCGCGATGCCCATTCAAACATCATCGGCGTCAAGGATGCGACGGGTAACCTTGAGCGCGCCAGCATCGAGCGCGCCAAGCTGGGCAGCGATTTTATCCTGCTGTCGGGCGATGATAGCACCGCGCTGGCCTTCAATGCCCATGGCGGCCATGGTTGTATTTCGGTCACGGCAAACGTTGCGCCACGCCTCTGCTCGCAGATGCAGGAGCTCTCGCTCGCGGGTGATTTCAAGGGCGCTCTGGAGGTCAATGACAAGCTGGTTTACCTGCACCGCGACCTGTTCATGGAGCCAAATCCATCGCCGGCAAAGTATGTTGCGAACCGGCTCAAACTCTGCGCCAACGAAATGCGCCTGCCGCTCGTGCCGGTCACCAAGTCGACGGAAGACGCCATGGACTTTGCAATGCGCCATGCAGGTCTTATCTAA
- a CDS encoding DUF2934 domain-containing protein — MSADRDEEIRARAYALWQTDGAPEGQDEHYWHKAERELAEESDVDLSEQASEVSATPLPAGTLAR, encoded by the coding sequence ATGTCAGCAGATCGAGACGAAGAAATCCGTGCCCGCGCCTATGCTCTTTGGCAAACGGACGGAGCGCCTGAAGGCCAGGACGAACATTACTGGCACAAGGCAGAGCGCGAGCTTGCCGAGGAATCTGATGTGGATCTGTCCGAGCAGGCCAGCGAAGTCAGTGCGACGCCCCTGCCCGCTGGAACGCTTGCTCGCTAG
- a CDS encoding SDR family oxidoreductase, translating into MDKKVAVVTGGSSGIGKAAAIGLAQAGYDVAICGRRADALKAVADETGGFWAECNVTDPTAVASFFDGVRARYGRVDVVFNNAGRFAPATSFGDLDVETWKEMVDTNLNGAFYVAREAFRAMRDQTPQGGRIINNGSISAYAPRPGAASYTATKHAITGLTKAISLDGRAFGIACGQIDIGNTATDMTSQMSSGSLQANGSMMPEPTFDVRHVVDAILYMAGLPLSANVQFMTVMATNMPYIGRG; encoded by the coding sequence ATGGACAAGAAGGTGGCCGTGGTTACGGGCGGAAGCTCGGGGATTGGGAAGGCAGCGGCCATTGGACTGGCCCAGGCTGGGTATGATGTGGCCATCTGCGGACGGCGTGCTGACGCTCTAAAAGCGGTCGCTGATGAGACCGGCGGTTTTTGGGCGGAGTGCAATGTGACCGACCCAACTGCCGTCGCCAGCTTTTTTGATGGGGTGCGCGCGCGATATGGGCGCGTCGACGTTGTGTTCAACAATGCGGGGCGGTTTGCGCCGGCGACGTCGTTCGGCGACCTTGATGTCGAAACCTGGAAAGAGATGGTCGATACCAATCTCAATGGCGCCTTCTATGTGGCGCGCGAGGCGTTCCGTGCGATGCGGGATCAGACGCCGCAAGGTGGGCGGATCATCAACAATGGCTCGATCTCGGCCTATGCGCCCCGCCCCGGCGCCGCATCCTACACAGCGACCAAGCATGCGATCACCGGGCTGACCAAGGCGATCTCGCTGGACGGGCGGGCGTTTGGTATTGCGTGCGGGCAGATCGACATCGGCAATACGGCGACCGATATGACCAGTCAGATGAGCAGCGGGTCACTGCAGGCGAACGGCTCGATGATGCCCGAGCCGACCTTTGATGTGCGGCACGTGGTGGACGCGATACTTTATATGGCGGGGCTACCGCTATCGGCCAATGTGCAATTCATGACGGTGATGGCGACCAACATGCCCTATATCGGGCGCGGCTAG
- a CDS encoding SRPBCC family protein, producing MTNALPTQDTDRDLVLTRVLNAPRDKVYQCWTKPELITQWFAPKPWSTPKAVIDLRVGGGNVITMADENGTEYPNAGQYLEIIPNEKLVFTDAFIGDWAPSAKPFFAAVLLFEDAGDGKTKYTAIARHWTAEDAANHKKMGFHEGWGICADQLEVLAASL from the coding sequence ATGACCAACGCCCTGCCCACTCAGGATACCGACCGCGACCTCGTGCTGACCCGCGTGCTCAATGCGCCGCGCGACAAGGTCTATCAGTGCTGGACCAAGCCGGAGCTGATTACGCAGTGGTTTGCGCCAAAGCCGTGGAGCACGCCAAAGGCCGTGATCGATCTGCGCGTGGGCGGCGGGAACGTCATCACCATGGCGGACGAAAACGGCACGGAATATCCCAATGCCGGGCAGTATCTGGAGATTATCCCGAACGAAAAACTGGTGTTTACCGATGCTTTTATCGGCGACTGGGCGCCGTCGGCCAAGCCGTTCTTTGCCGCCGTGCTGCTGTTTGAAGACGCGGGCGACGGCAAGACAAAGTACACCGCCATCGCGCGGCATTGGACGGCGGAAGATGCCGCTAATCACAAGAAGATGGGCTTTCACGAAGGCTGGGGAATATGCGCCGATCAACTCGAAGTGTTGGCGGCGAGCCTCTAG
- a CDS encoding GntR family transcriptional regulator: MAEASNGFFVDGPIVLPSGGPLYLQLKRWIEEAIHSGAINPGDALPSERDLATRVDVSRVTVRKAVLQLVNDGVLVQRHGSGTFVAQQTQRVEQSLSQLTSFTEDMARRGMAVRAQWLDRGLYAPSPEETIILGLSSNEQVARIARLRLTGDTPLAIERASLSARVLANPASIGDSLYRELDKAGNRPSRAIQRIRAANLGAEDANLLQVPVGSAGLNIERTSYLASGRVIEFTRSIYRGDTYDFVAELRIGDSPNTGGKP, translated from the coding sequence GTGGCCGAAGCGTCGAACGGTTTCTTTGTTGATGGTCCCATAGTGCTGCCCAGCGGCGGACCGCTTTACCTTCAGCTCAAGCGATGGATCGAAGAAGCCATCCATAGCGGCGCCATAAATCCCGGTGACGCCCTGCCATCCGAGCGCGATCTGGCCACAAGGGTCGATGTGTCCCGCGTCACCGTCCGCAAGGCAGTGCTGCAACTGGTCAACGATGGCGTTCTGGTGCAGCGCCATGGCTCCGGTACCTTCGTGGCGCAGCAGACGCAACGCGTCGAGCAGTCGCTGTCCCAGCTCACGTCCTTCACCGAAGACATGGCGCGCCGCGGCATGGCCGTTCGCGCGCAATGGCTCGATCGCGGGCTCTATGCGCCATCGCCTGAAGAGACCATCATTCTGGGCCTCTCCTCCAACGAACAGGTCGCCCGCATCGCCCGCCTGCGTCTCACTGGCGACACGCCGCTCGCCATCGAACGCGCCAGCCTTTCTGCACGCGTTCTGGCCAATCCCGCCAGTATTGGTGACTCGCTCTATCGCGAGCTCGACAAAGCCGGCAATCGCCCCAGCCGCGCCATCCAGCGCATTCGCGCCGCCAATCTGGGCGCCGAAGATGCCAATCTGCTGCAGGTGCCCGTCGGTTCCGCCGGTCTCAATATCGAGCGCACCTCCTATCTGGCCTCCGGTCGTGTCATCGAATTCACCCGCTCGATTTATCGCGGCGATACCTATGACTTCGTCGCCGAACTGCGCATCGGCGACTCTCCAAACACCGGAGGCAAGCCATGA